acagcacccaatacagggcaatgtccccaatcactgacCAATATTTTTTGGGACAAGAGGAaatagtgcctcctactggccctctaaCACTACTtctagcagcatctggtctcccatccaggaccaaccctgcttatcttCATAAGCcaaccagcagtgggatgcagggtgctaTGCTGCTGGCAAGATACTGAAAAACAAAGGGAAAGGTTGCCAGTCCACCCGTTTGCTTGCTATGTATGTGTGAAAGAAAGGACAGTTCCTTAGCATGAAGTGGATGTTTTCTCTCCAGGTTTCACACCTCCCCAGCCTAGGTCACTCAGGTCAAGGAAGAGAAAGTGCAGTGATGAGTCAGAGGAGAGCGCCCCCTCAGGAGAGACAGTGGAAGCACAGCCCTCACACCCAGAACAGGTAGCCACCAGAAGTTCCATTTGCTGGTTGAGCGTTTGTCAGTTACAATTCAAATGTTGCTATGTTCTaactgattcctcctcctctgctgtgTGCAGCAGGACACTGAGGGAACAGTGTTAAACACCACCTCTCCTCCTAAAGATCTCCACTGCCCTCTGACGGCCTGTACTACTCATCCATCTCAGCAGGCTAACAAAGCGGGAGATACCACTGCACCCAAGCAAGAGGGGGATCCAGTGGAGGAAAGTCCGGTTGTGACTGGCTTCGAGGGAGAACAGGCCATTGGAGGGGCTGTGGAGGGGGCGGGCACAGAGGAGTCAGTTCCAACCAATCAGGATGGTGGAGATAGTGTGGAGTCCTCTGTCAAAGATGACGAGggtagagaagaagaagacatcAAGACACAGAGTTTCCTCAGCTTCACCCCACACCCACTGACTGTAgcacagccccaaccccagccctccctgcttccctccaAGGAGGTCAACGTTGGGGACGGGGACAGTCAAACCGACAAGGAAGAGGAGCAGTGTGGAGAGAAGAACCCAAAGCCCAATATGGAGGAGCTCGACAGTGAACAGCAGGAGGCTATAGATGACAGAGGTGTTTGTCtgggtggtgggagggaggggccaccagtggaggaggacagatctgtggaagaaccagtgaagaagaggagaaggagaatggGGATGTgtggtctgggagagagagagaggagagggatagaggagcaGTGGCAGAAGGAACGAAAGAGTGTgacggaaggagggagggagggagaagagatggtgcTGGTGAGGAAAGCGGAGGAGGAgaaagtggagaaagagagagaggaggacatcgGGCagagtggtgatagtggtggtggttgtgccAACCTGGTGGCTGTAGAGGGAACAGCAGCATCATCCTCTGATCCGTCCCTCCTttcattcatccctccatctgcTCCTCTGGGGAGAACCACTgagcagaggaaggaagaggagaaggaagagggggagaagttAGATGAGGAGCAGCATGCAGACCCCAGCGAAGTGGCTTATTCTGGGACAGAGCAGGTCACAGGAGAGGGTCTCCGGACTGGCCTGGAGGTGGACCCACTGAGTGAGCAGCCTGTGGTGTTGGTGGAAGAAGAGCTAGACACAGAGGGGGTTGTGGAGAAGAACCAGGAGGGGTACAGGGGGGGCTGTGGGTCTAATGAGCCAGAGGAGAGCCCCCCTAGGGCCCCTACaccatcctccaccaccacccctacctcTATCCCTCTGGAGGCTGGGACAGAGAGGGAGCACCACGGAGAGGTTCAGAGTTCACCTacccagagagaggggggggctgaAGATGGGGCTGGGACTGTGGCCGACCCCCGGGCACTCATTCTGTCCCCGGCTGACAGAGGAGAGTCCACCATGCCTCCCACCACAAAGCCAGGTCCCGGAAGGGAGGGGCACAACCAGGCTCCAGTGACACCTGGTGGCTCGGAGGAGAACAACCACGTGAGTGTTTTTGTTGACGTCTTTGTTTgttactttgtttgtttgtttgagtcCTGATTGTTTGTGTATTTCAGTCCACCACCCCAGACCTGACCAGAGACAACGATGATGCTGCTGTCGTTGATCCGTTTGGAGTGCTGCCTCTGGACGACGTGTCTGACTCTCAACTCAACACCATCACTCTGacgtgagagggggagagggggaggaaggagggggtataggatgggggaggagaggggggtataGGAGGTAGACAGCAGGCATgggggggggaggaaggagggggtatAGGAGGTAGAAGCAGGCatggggggaggaaggaaggggtagaggaggtagaCGCAGGcatgggggaggaaggagggggtatAGGAGGTAGACACAGGCatggggggaggaaggagggggtagaggaggaatgtgggggaggaaggagggggtatAGGAGGTAGACACAAGcatgggggaggaaggaggagtatAGGAGGTAGATGCAGGCatggggggaggaaggaggggggtaTAGGAGGGAGACGCAGGCATgggggggggaggaaggagggggtatAGGAGGTAGACGCAGGCATGgggggggggaggaaggagggggtagaggaggtaggAGACGCAGGCTTggggggggaggaaggagggggtatAGGAGGTAGGAGACGCAGGCatggggggaggaaggaggggggtaTAGGAGGTAGACGCAGGCTTgggggggggaggaaggaggggggtaTAGGAGGTAGACGCAGGcatgggggggaggagagaagtgcTGATATGCAGATGAGGTAGATGAGATGCAGGTAGATGAGGAAATTAGAAAATAAGAGTGAGAATAAGAATAAGAGCCTCTTCTGTTCCTGAGAGCAAatgagtcaaaagcttttgagGACCATCTTTCACAGAGTCGcagaatgttttaaacataaaCTATCTTAGctgtcaaatgtagtgcactttaGCAGTGAATGTAAAACATGAACAGCCTGTTATAAACCTTTAGCATTGTGAAACGTCATGTCAAATGGCTTATAGCACCCTTAATAACCTCAACTGTTATTATTTTTGGAAGATTGTTGTTTTTTATCCTCCCAGAAATTGCGGACCACCTGCAATACCCAacgataaccactgatctagatataccacctgcaatacccaacgataaccactgatctagatataccacTTGCAATACCCAacgataaccactgatctagatataccacctgcagtacccaacgataaccactgatctagatataccacctgcagtacccaacgataaccactgatctcgatataccacctgcagtacccaacgataaccactgatctcgatataccacctgcagtacccaacgataaccactgatctcgatataccacctgcagtacccaacgataaccactgatctagatataccacctgcagtacccaacgataaccactgatctagatataccacctgcagtacccaacgataaccactgatctagatataccacctgcagtacccaacgataaccactgatctagatataccacctgcagtacccaacgataaccactgatctagatataccacctgcagtacccaACGATAACCAGTAACACTACTGGTCAGATACATTTATCCATCTTCCTAGAACTAGTACACTATTTTATAACTTTGTATTGGCTTGTTTTGATGCCTACCATGAACccttattccccatatagtgcacatgtggccctggtcgaaagtagtgcattatatagggaatggtgccattctctgtctctctcttccccttaactagtgagaaagaggaagaggaga
This genomic window from Oncorhynchus gorbuscha isolate QuinsamMale2020 ecotype Even-year unplaced genomic scaffold, OgorEven_v1.0 Un_scaffold_550, whole genome shotgun sequence contains:
- the LOC124018587 gene encoding cyclic nucleotide-gated cation channel beta-1-like, whose protein sequence is MTKKQKQTTSFTPPQPRSLRSRKRKCSDESEESAPSGETVEAQPSHPEQQDTEGTVLNTTSPPKDLHCPLTACTTHPSQQANKAGDTTAPKQEGDPVEESPVVTGFEGEQAIGGAVEGAGTEESVPTNQDGGDSVESSVKDDEGREEEDIKTQSFLSFTPHPLTVAQPQPQPSLLPSKEVNVGDGDSQTDKEEEQCGEKNPKPNMEELDSEQQEAIDDRGVCLGGGREGPPVEEDRSVEEPVKKRRRRMGMCGLGERERRGIEEQWQKERKSVTEGGREGEEMVLVRKAEEEKVEKEREEDIGQSGDSGGGCANLVAVEGTAASSSDPSLLSFIPPSAPLGRTTEQRKEEEKEEGEKLDEEQHADPSEVAYSGTEQVTGEGLRTGLEVDPLSEQPVVLVEEELDTEGVVEKNQEGYRGGCGSNEPEESPPRAPTPSSTTTPTSIPLEAGTEREHHGEVQSSPTQREGGAEDGAGTVADPRALILSPADRGESTMPPTTKPGPGREGHNQAPVTPGGSEENNHSTTPDLTRDNDDAAVVDPFGVLPLDDVSDSQLNTITLTEKEEEEKEEGHEDATELVCGLIRELSYLNRVVMATHRELESLRRGNKTARPPPHRVFPPRRSEI